One region of Alosa sapidissima isolate fAloSap1 chromosome 1, fAloSap1.pri, whole genome shotgun sequence genomic DNA includes:
- the sft2d3 gene encoding vesicle transport protein SFT2C, with the protein MAELNRQLQEYLAQSKGAKTISQSSSSTTIDIDESASVPGSWFGKWSSPFSNSSSRGSTGQGTSSGFSWPWSSEPDPCLPGMSRSQRLIAFGTCIFFSALCFGLSALYAPLLLLKARKFALLWSLGSLFALLGAAILRGPSKLIATPTPGAVVYLCSLGGTLYAALSLHSTILTALGAAFQIAAIVGYVVALLPGGTAGMRFVGGMAASAIKRTVTGKTMPI; encoded by the coding sequence ATGGCAGAGTTGAATCGACAACTACAAGAGTACTTGGCGCAGTCAAAAGGTGCAAAAACGATATCTCAGTCCAGTTCTAGCACAACAATAGACATAGATGAATCGGCGTCAGTTCCCGGGAGTTGGTTTGGGAAGTGGTCAAGTCCATTTTCCAATTCTAGTAGCCGCGGATCTACAGGCCAAGGGACAAGCAGCGGATTTTCCTGGCCATGGTCCTCCGAACCAGACCCTTGTTTGCCGGGTATGAGCCGTTCGCAGAGGCTCATTGCTTTTGGGACCTGTATTTTCTTCTCGGCTTTGTGCTTTGGACTCTCAGCCTTGTATGCGCCTTTACTCTTGCTGAAAGCACGGAAGTTTGCGCTTCTTTGGTCTCTAGGCTCCCTTTTTGCTCTCCTCGGAGCAGCAATACTGCGAGGACCAAGCAAGCTCATTGCAACACCGACGCCAGGAGCAGTTGTTTACCTCTGCTCTCTAGGAGGTACTCTCTACGCGGCGCTCAGCCTCCATAGCACAATACTCACAGCACTGGGAGCAGCCTTTCAGATAGCCGCAATCGTGGGTTATGTGGTTGCCTTGTTGCCTGGTGGGACTGCAGGCATGCGGTTTGTTGGTGGAATGGCAGCGTCAGCCATCAAAAGAACTGTAACCGgcaaaaccatgccaatctga